The nucleotide sequence agaaagagacacaaaaatacactaTATGAGACGCAATATTACTCTTCTAGTCTGTGCCCAGGGGACCATTGTTTCATAATCCATACATGCTCACACTCGTCACATCTTATCCTTCAGACGCCCAGCCAGCTCAACAGGCTCTATGTAAAGTTCGTACGGAGGTGGTTGAGGTTACGAGGGCGATGTTGGACCGTAGCAACGCTAACTTCTTGTTATGGCCGCCCTGTGTCGAGGTTCAGCGCTGCTCTGGCTGCTGCAACACCAAGAGCCTGCAGTGTGTCCCTGTCGTCACGCACACCCGATACTTGCAGGTAAACAaccacaagcacacacacaaaaacaaagccaAATGTCTGAACGTGCACATTGACAATATCCTAGAAAGGCTGCCCTATGTTTGTGTTATACTCAGAATGATGTCCTCAGGCTCCTTCTCATTTTTAACCTCTCCAGGTCATGAAAATCGAGTACATCAATAAAAGACCCACTTATGCTAAAGCAGTGGTGTCAGTGGTTGATCATGTGGAGTGCCGATGTCAGCCCACTCCACGGCCCCCTGTGCTCAAGAAAAAATCATCTCGCAGACAGCACAACCACCAGCATCGAAACCAGACACTCAGCCAAGGACATGGACAGGTAATGTGTACAGTAACACTGACACAAAATAATGTCAGGAAAATGTCTCTGTTTTATGTATCCCAACATTGAAACACTTTGGTTCTTGTCTAAACATTAGACTGAGGTAGCACACAATGTGTAATCCATTTTCCTTTGTGGataatttgttttatcaaatgctttcCAGAAGAGTTGAATTCatattgttttcatgtttcattcTATTGTTGTTAAATGTAGTTATAATGCAACGGGTAGAATTTAAAGTATGGGTTTGGACTCATATTCTAACATTAGATAATACATATATTGAAAATCCTAACTCTAATTTTGTGTGACTGTCATACAAATGCCTAGAACACAGCGAGTATATTATCTATCTACTCATTAAGCTCTCCTTTTGTGGCATTGTATGTACTTAAATGTGCAGGCGTAGCATTTTGGTTGAGCATCCATGTACTAAGCTGAGATTTAGCTGAATTGTATTTTGTTGAATTTTATTGTCATAGGTCAAAGTGCACTCCAAGGATGAACTCCATCAGTGGGATGAGCTGAAACAGAACCAGAGGACCCACCTGGAGGATCTCTTGGAACAGCACTGGAGCCCCAGAGGAGACACCTTCACTCAGCCTGGGGAAGGGTACAGCCTGGCTGGGGAGGATACATCCCGCTCTGGAGAGGCTATTCTTTTCACTCCACAGTGGGCACATAACGCCACCAGGCTCCTTGGGACTAAAGACACAACTGACAATCTGGAGAATGTGGAGAGGAAGAATGGTAGGCTCTCAGACAGCAACAAGACTGTTTCCTCCATGGATAATGTTGCCGTTGAGGCAAAGAATAAGTTGGTAGATGGTGGGGGTGGGCTGCTGTTTAAAATAACTAAAGGGAAAGTGAATGGGGGAAACAGGAGCAGTGACgaaggcacacaaacacagagtccaTTATGGCAAGAAGACAAATCCAAATTTTCAAAGAGCCACATGAGTGGTTTCTCTCACGCTGTTACCCAGAATCCTCAAGCCAAGCTCAGTCCTATCGAGGAACCCAGTGAGAGAGGTGGGAGCAGGTTTCGACCAACCAAAGAGCCAAATCCAGATCCTCAAGAACTGGCGAGACGGAGAGACAATGAGACTCCTGATGAGGTGAGGATATTACAGATTGAGGAGGAAAAACTGgagcaggagagaaaagagcTTCTACTTCTCCACAAGAGGCTTGACCAAGAGAAGGAGATACTGAGACAACAGCAGATGAAGCgagaagaggagggaaggctgaaagaaaaggaaactgAGAGTCAGCATCACGAGAAGGGTAAACACCATCATCATCTGCaaacaataacaacacagaAACCAGGTAATATATATTATGGAATAATTTGGGTTATACTTTGGGTATTTTTGGTAATTTTTTTAGTAATATGAAAATCTTATTCTGACAGCGACAACGTCCTCGAGTACCCCACGACAGCCATCAACTCCAGCAGGCCCCAGACCTCCACCCCATCCAAAGAGAAGGATGAGGAAGAATCGCAAACGCATCAGCAAAGCAGCTATGAGAGCAATGCTAATGTAGAACTAAAATTAACCAAGGTGAGTGAATGATTagataataaaagacaaaacaagtttTGAATATGTGAATCTAATATTTTGATTTACTGATTATGAATACACTTTTTCTTTGATTCACTATGCCAGTATGTATGAGGTTTAAAATCCATCTTCCTGTGTTTTCCCATCAGTGACACAAAGTGAACTTGGTATATTTTGTGGATCCAGAGGTGAAGCAGAGTGACTCCCTTCATATtagtatttattcatttgtcaGTAACCTGTGAGATCTCCTCCGTAACACTACTAATGACTGTCTGGTGAACCTGTAACTACACTTGTATGGAGTAAGAGGAGGGTAAGACGAAGATGGAATATAAGTAAAAGGTGGACCTTGTCAAGAGAACACTTTCCTCTACGACTGACAAACTGTGCGCAAGCACAGTACCTGTGGGAGACTGAAACTGCATCGCTGTAGAACTGTGGACAATAGTGCAATTTCAAAACTCTTCTTGAAACCTTGTTTTGATATCAACAGTGAGAAACTGCACTTAAATGTCAACAGAACTGAGTCTATATGGGGTTTAAATGAAAAAGTTTGTTGCTTAAAGACTGGATGATGTGCTGACCACAATCAGATTGGACTACAAAGTGGACATAACTCTTTTGAGTCATTGAAGAATCTGTTTTATTGTAATTGGATTAGAGACAATCATCAATAGGCTGCAACAAGTAATGTTGACTAAAATGAGCAGTATTATGTGTGATAGAATTCACATACATACAGGGCTCAGTGTTGGGAAGATAAAGCTGTGTAGATTTAACTTACCAAGGCCTGATATCATTTATGAGCTCCGTAAAACACAGATTGTCTCTCTTTAAccaaatattaattatatttaactcaTTGCAAACACTGGAATCagagaacaaaaacataaaatgttgcattagtgagttttgtctgtttcatgATCTCATCACAGGTGTGAAGAAAAAGGTGCTGTTTGAATACTAGCTCATAGCGTTACACCTGTGACCTGTTGATGTGCTatgtttcttatttatttatctctgccATTACTGTGGATTGATACTGCAAACAAGATGTGGCTGAGATATGTAACAATGCTTCATGATGGCTGGGTGGTTCAAACATACAGAacaagatgtaaaaaaaaagaaggtcgAAACCTTTTGTGACTTCCCAGGATCATGCAGTGTTTAACTTCTATGTcaagtgtgtgcatgcatgtttgtgtggtGTCATTTGAGTATGGGCTGCGGCCCACGCCTACACATCTGTCATGCATCTCAGTACTCATGTAGAAGCATatatctgtttctctctttctgtctttggtAAAGAAGTGTCTCTCTTCCACTGATTGCTTTTTTTGTAGAAACAATCACATTCCTTTAAAACTCTGGGAGAAAAACACCTACCTACAACATCATTTGTGTCcccactgtatttgttttattaatctaCAACACATtgtatttgacatttaatttacaGGAAACTAAAAGGGTCAAAGCAAGTAAATCAATAGTTAGTCACTTAAAAGGACAGCAAAAGGCCAAAAATTGCAAATGTAGATAGTTTTTGTGTCCTATATTTCCATTAGCAACAACATGTAGAAACTGGTGATGCTATTTCTGTCCAATAATCCATAATCCGCCAAACATCTTAAATTATTGAAAAACATGGCTTGTACGTTCTTCATGCCAACTTACAACTGTtactgattttgtttgttttattaaaagatATGATGAAAAAACTGAATGTTTGTGATAACTTTGCCACCTCATGCTCTTTCCATAAGCTACCCATATGGGTatatcgtcaaccgcttatccagctgacattgggcgaaaggcgggacatgccagtccatcgcagggccacacataaacaaacaaccactcacattcacactcacacctaaggacttaattttggagacaccaattaacctagcctgcatgtctttggatggtgggaggaagctggagcacctggagagaacccacatgcacacggggagaacatgcaaactccacacagaaaggccttctcgctgtgaggtgacagtgctaaccactgcaccaccatgccgCCCGTGTTTATATTCCTTGTCATCAATTTCCTTCTAAATCGATAAATTAGCTTCCAAAAGGCCAAAGTTTTCTTATAGTGTGCTATATGCTTTTCTAGCTTAGCTAAATGCGTGCAGTGACAATTGCTGATGATGAGTGTCTTAGTTGAAcctgttagcatgttaacatttgctaattagtactGAACATAGTACAGCTGATGCTGATGGGAGTGTCATTAGCTTTGTGAGTATTTAATCACCTTTAGTAAATGAAGGTAGTGggcaaattaaacattttacctgATGATGGTACTCGATGAAAAGTGTGTCAGATTATCCCTTTAGTGTAAGATGcaaataaaaaactattttagcTGGTTAACCACTGTAATCAGTAGGTAGGTGTTTTTTAACACCAAACTCCTTAAGGACACATTAGAACAGTTCCATGGATAAACTGACTTTTCTATGACACCATGAACTCTTGAATATCTTACCATCTCATGAGCCCAGGTGGTTTTATTTACTGTGCCTGTTTGGCAGGCTGTGTCTACACAGCTCTCTGGAGACATCATATGGACTCCTTAAATGCACATGAGTTTAGCACTGCCTTGTATTGAGTGTTAGTCCCAGAGATGAACATGATTGTTCAATCTgacaaaagagagagggggttGGTGTGCTGAAGGTGAACTctggcacacactctctttgtggtttgtttttcacatttaccCACTTGACTCTTGGCTGAAAAAACTCCCCAACTCAGCAGCCAGCTGCAAAGTTATGTCTGCTAATTACCAAGTCAAGAAGTCATCTGCTCCCCTGTGTAATTGGAATCATACGAGGAATGGCTTTGAAGCACAATAATGCTAATGTCCTCACAGATTTAAACTATCTTTAGAGTACAGGGGGCTTACTTATATGTTTGTAGCTTGAAGAGCCACGTTCTTCATATTTATGTGACATAATTTGCAAAAGTCACTAGGTTTAATTTCTGTACCAAAATGACTATTTAGCAGAAAGCAGGCTCACCCATAATCCCCCTGTATGTGTATTCGTGCATTACTTCCCATTGCTCTACTGTCAATCTCACACAGACATACCACTTCTAAACAGCAGACCATCTCCAAATTCAGCGTCGAGGTGGGATGCCTGTTTTTTCGCGGGTGTCCGAACAGCTCCCTGCCCCCCATGGACTTCAAATAAGAGTGGGGAAGAGAAGTGCGTGGAGGCTTGTTGACTGTGACAAactcattcaaacacacacgGGGGTCAACTACCATGACAACGTGGGAGGGTCTCTGAGGGACCAGAGACTGTGACTAAAGACACGGGATGATTCATAGCCGACTGGTTGACCCTAAAAAATGATATGGCTTGTTGGGTCTTTACAACACTGCTACTTAACCAGCAAACAACCACTGGAACGATACAATGACTGATCTTGTCTAGAACCTGACGGGCAATATCACAAAGACCAACCTGATTACGAAGCATAACCCAACCATTATCATCAGTTAGTTCCAATCAAATCCTGTTACATAATAATTACTGTGTTGGAATTCATTAGTGAATTGTTCTTTGGGTGTACATGCTCATTCTGCACCGCTACTTGCATATTTGtcaattaagaaaataaatcataaatacAACTACACCATGTCTCAAATGTGTCTCTCTTGGCATAATAGGTGAATACTGAATGAAAAGCTGAACAGGATTTCTGTTCAttccccttgttttgttttaggtttGACTTTGTATATGGTCAAAAACAACTAATTTGTGTGATGTGTTGTATGACCACATTGAAAGACAAAAGCATTTTCATCAGCCACACTCAAAGTGGGATAAAAAGATGGCCATCATAAAGAGCAGCGAGACGCAATAAGACTTTCACACAGCCTCTCCTGGACGACATTCAGGGTTGCACTTGTTTGTACTCATGAAAAGTGCCAGAAATAGTTGTGTacagaatgaaaaaagagaagatCAAACCCTGCTTACTGTTTGACCTCCACACACCCTGCCAATCACTGGATGAAGTGGGTGTGCCTAAGCTGTCATGTCACATGTAAATACACAAGTGAATGTTCAGCAAGGCTTCTTACACCTGCGTCTTTCTGAATGCAAGGGAATATAGTGTACGTAAGATAATAAAGaacttaaaaagaaacaaaaagcaaagaGAGGCCCCGCTGCTGCCCTGATAAAATGCATCTAATTGTCCAAACTGCTTACGAAGACATTTCTTTGGAATAAGAGTCTGTGTTTCAGTATGGCCTGATTCCCTGATGTACAGTAGGGAGGAAACGGAGGCCTTTGAGCAGGAGGTTACACAAGCATCCGTGTGGTGCCACGCACTCCCTACACCTTCCAGCacttttattttcctgtttttatgcACGACAAAGGACAGGGACATGCTGTACACAGACGACGACACAATACATCATCAAGCGCATACACCTCCATTAACCCTGACCTTTATCTGTTATccatgtttttatctttttctgttttcactgaTGAAGATCAATAAGAATCTGtcactcattcactcactcacttaacgcactctgggggggggggggctgagcATCTGAAAAAAGCTAGGAATGCTGGGAGAACACATCAAATCGGCTTCCGATCGCCTTCCACTACCATGGTCAAGGCCAAGTAGACATGTGCATTAGCGTCTTCACGGGCATCATGACTCAGTCGCCGTGTGTCAAACTGTTCCTCAACCGCATCAGACAGGAAGTTGTACCTAGCGATGGGCTGAAAACACAGGATGTCGATATCAGCATGCCTGGAATTCCAGCATTGTGTTCTCTCACAAAAAAGACTTATGCATTGCTCAGGAACAATACGTTAATAGTATAAATGTGTTCCAATAATATTGCATTACAAGCTCATACATGCACCACATATGCATTACACACTCACATCTGCTTCCCAAAATGGACAGACCCTGAATACTCTGCACAAGTCAGGCTAGACAGATGTGCAGAAAACAGAGCAATAAattagagagacagaaagtgtgTTTAGTTATGCGCAGTGACATCCTCCTTCTGATCTGGACCTCAGCTGCCAGATTACTGTACACACATGTCTAAC is from Micropterus dolomieu isolate WLL.071019.BEF.003 ecotype Adirondacks linkage group LG02, ASM2129224v1, whole genome shotgun sequence and encodes:
- the pdgfbb gene encoding uncharacterized protein pdgfbb isoform X1; translation: MSSWVQLLLVLLAACLRFGVAEGDPLPAALVELVRNSPISSIEDLQLLLLTDSVDEEDGTSPVNGGHRLPRSLDAQPAQQALCKVRTEVVEVTRAMLDRSNANFLLWPPCVEVQRCSGCCNTKSLQCVPVVTHTRYLQVMKIEYINKRPTYAKAVVSVVDHVECRCQPTPRPPVLKKKSSRRQHNHQHRNQTLSQGHGQVKVHSKDELHQWDELKQNQRTHLEDLLEQHWSPRGDTFTQPGEGYSLAGEDTSRSGEAILFTPQWAHNATRLLGTKDTTDNLENVERKNGRLSDSNKTVSSMDNVAVEAKNKLVDGGGGLLFKITKGKVNGGNRSSDEGTQTQSPLWQEDKSKFSKSHMSGFSHAVTQNPQAKLSPIEEPSERGGSRFRPTKEPNPDPQELARRRDNETPDEVRILQIEEEKLEQERKELLLLHKRLDQEKEILRQQQMKREEEGRLKEKETESQHHEKGKHHHHLQTITTQKPATTSSSTPRQPSTPAGPRPPPHPKRRMRKNRKRISKAAMRAMLM
- the pdgfbb gene encoding uncharacterized protein pdgfbb isoform X2, which encodes MLDRSNANFLLWPPCVEVQRCSGCCNTKSLQCVPVVTHTRYLQVMKIEYINKRPTYAKAVVSVVDHVECRCQPTPRPPVLKKKSSRRQHNHQHRNQTLSQGHGQVKVHSKDELHQWDELKQNQRTHLEDLLEQHWSPRGDTFTQPGEGYSLAGEDTSRSGEAILFTPQWAHNATRLLGTKDTTDNLENVERKNGRLSDSNKTVSSMDNVAVEAKNKLVDGGGGLLFKITKGKVNGGNRSSDEGTQTQSPLWQEDKSKFSKSHMSGFSHAVTQNPQAKLSPIEEPSERGGSRFRPTKEPNPDPQELARRRDNETPDEVRILQIEEEKLEQERKELLLLHKRLDQEKEILRQQQMKREEEGRLKEKETESQHHEKGKHHHHLQTITTQKPATTSSSTPRQPSTPAGPRPPPHPKRRMRKNRKRISKAAMRAMLM